The Shewanella mangrovisoli genome has a window encoding:
- the moaA gene encoding GTP 3',8-cyclase MoaA, protein MSQLVDAFGRQVEYLRLSVTDRCDFRCVYCMTEDPCFLPKDHVLHLEELAWIAQAFTELGVTKIRLTGGEPLVRSDCDQLVHLLGKLPGLKDLSMTTNGSRLSKFAKPMFDAGLKRLNISLDTLNPELFTQLTRNGKLARVIEGIDAAIAAGFERIKINAVILKQQNDHEVIDLVNFCRDRKLDIAFIEEMPLGEMDERKDARHCSSDEVKAMINQHYPLQLSNKRTGGPARYYTMADSPIHIGFISPHSHNFCHECNRVRVTVEGQLLLCLGNEHSIDLKSIVREYPGDIERLKTAILQGIKLKPKQHVFDNNGVQILRFMNSTGG, encoded by the coding sequence ATGAGCCAACTTGTGGATGCCTTTGGCCGTCAGGTCGAATATTTACGACTCTCAGTGACGGATCGCTGCGACTTCCGTTGTGTCTATTGCATGACGGAAGATCCCTGCTTCTTGCCCAAGGACCATGTACTGCACCTCGAAGAGTTGGCTTGGATTGCCCAAGCCTTTACTGAACTGGGGGTGACTAAAATTCGCCTCACAGGCGGCGAGCCGCTGGTGCGTAGCGATTGCGATCAACTGGTGCACTTACTGGGCAAGCTCCCTGGGCTCAAAGATTTATCGATGACCACCAATGGTTCTAGGCTCAGTAAGTTTGCCAAACCTATGTTTGATGCGGGTCTTAAGCGCTTAAATATCAGCCTAGATACCCTTAACCCCGAACTCTTTACCCAACTGACGCGCAACGGCAAATTAGCACGTGTTATCGAAGGGATTGATGCGGCCATCGCCGCAGGTTTTGAGCGGATTAAAATCAATGCGGTGATCCTTAAACAGCAAAACGATCATGAAGTTATTGATCTAGTTAATTTTTGTCGTGACCGTAAGTTAGATATCGCCTTTATTGAAGAAATGCCGCTGGGTGAAATGGACGAGCGCAAAGACGCGCGTCATTGCAGCAGTGATGAAGTTAAGGCCATGATTAACCAGCATTATCCCCTGCAGCTTTCTAATAAACGCACAGGCGGCCCCGCGCGTTACTACACCATGGCGGATAGTCCGATTCACATCGGGTTTATCTCACCCCATAGCCACAACTTTTGCCACGAATGTAATAGAGTGCGCGTGACCGTAGAGGGGCAATTATTGCTCTGCCTAGGTAATGAACACTCCATTGATTTAAAAAGCATTGTGCGAGAATACCCCGGAGACATTGAGCGACTTAAAACCGCGATTCTCCAAGGTATTAAGCTCAAACCTAAGCAGCATGTTTTCGATAATAACGGCGTACAAATCCTGCGCTTTATGAATAGCACTGGCGGTTAA
- a CDS encoding bifunctional molybdopterin-guanine dinucleotide biosynthesis adaptor protein MobB/molybdopterin molybdotransferase MoeA yields the protein MSTPFVNPLSIPVLGFCAYSGTGKTTLLKQLIPELNQRGLRLAVIKHAHHNFDVDIPGKDSYEMRKAGARQMLVASHVRWALMTEDARDGDPELVHLLKQIEADKVDIVLVEGFKKLTLPKIELHRAAHGKPFIYTQDDNILAIACCDDTELPSELRRLDLNNVAQIADFVMEYANSWQAPNPALPIATVDACTLGSDKNLSVSQGLAQILSHVAPVTEVEDIGLDALDNRVLARDSISPVDVPQQTNSAMDGYAFAYQDPLPASFDLVGEVLAGHQYSGTLKAGETVRIMTGAPVPAGADTVQPRELANEANAKVSFDGRIQQGQHVRLAGEDIGQGQVALTQATRLSAAEQGLLASLGLDRVTVYRRPTVAVFSTGDEVSQPGEALNPNCIYDSNRYTIKAMAKRLGCEVIDLGIIEDSESALEATLTKAAAQADVVISSGGVSVGDADYIKAVLARLGNIDFWRINMRPGRPLAFGKVGDSLFFGLPGNPVAVMVSFLQFVQPALRKLAGETNWQAPLFPAITDETLRSRTGRTEFIRGIYRLGNDGRLHVTSTGNQGSGMLSSMVKGNCLIIIGDDAEAVNAGETVFIQPFADLL from the coding sequence ATGAGTACTCCCTTCGTCAATCCGCTATCTATTCCCGTTCTCGGATTTTGTGCCTATAGCGGCACGGGGAAAACCACCCTACTCAAGCAATTGATCCCCGAGTTGAATCAGCGCGGCCTGCGTCTGGCGGTGATCAAACATGCTCACCACAATTTCGATGTCGATATTCCCGGTAAAGACAGCTACGAGATGCGCAAAGCCGGCGCGCGGCAAATGTTAGTAGCCTCCCATGTGCGTTGGGCGCTGATGACCGAAGATGCCCGCGATGGCGACCCTGAGTTAGTCCACCTACTCAAACAAATTGAAGCCGATAAAGTCGATATCGTCTTAGTCGAAGGCTTTAAAAAACTCACGCTGCCGAAAATTGAGCTGCACCGCGCCGCCCACGGCAAGCCGTTTATCTATACCCAAGACGACAATATTCTCGCCATCGCTTGCTGTGATGACACTGAGCTGCCGAGCGAGCTAAGAAGACTCGACCTCAACAATGTCGCGCAAATTGCTGACTTTGTGATGGAATACGCCAATAGCTGGCAAGCCCCTAACCCCGCATTACCGATTGCGACTGTCGATGCCTGCACCTTGGGTAGCGATAAAAACCTCAGCGTGAGCCAAGGCTTAGCGCAGATTTTATCCCATGTCGCCCCTGTCACTGAGGTGGAAGACATAGGTTTAGATGCGTTAGATAACCGCGTGCTCGCCCGCGACAGCATTTCGCCCGTGGATGTGCCGCAGCAAACCAACTCGGCGATGGATGGCTATGCCTTTGCCTATCAAGATCCGCTGCCAGCGAGCTTCGACTTAGTCGGTGAAGTCCTCGCCGGACATCAATATTCGGGCACACTCAAAGCGGGTGAAACCGTGCGCATTATGACGGGCGCGCCCGTACCCGCTGGCGCAGATACAGTTCAACCTCGTGAGCTAGCTAACGAGGCCAATGCCAAGGTCAGTTTCGATGGTCGCATTCAGCAAGGCCAACACGTACGCCTTGCGGGTGAAGACATAGGCCAAGGCCAAGTCGCCCTCACCCAAGCCACACGCCTAAGCGCCGCCGAACAGGGCTTATTAGCTTCCCTCGGCCTTGACCGTGTGACGGTTTATCGCCGCCCGACGGTGGCCGTGTTCTCAACCGGGGATGAAGTCAGCCAACCCGGCGAAGCGCTAAATCCAAACTGTATTTATGACTCGAACCGTTACACCATCAAGGCGATGGCAAAACGTTTAGGTTGTGAAGTCATTGACTTAGGCATTATCGAAGATTCCGAAAGCGCTCTCGAAGCCACCTTGACCAAAGCCGCGGCGCAGGCAGATGTGGTGATTAGCTCTGGCGGCGTTTCCGTTGGCGACGCCGACTACATCAAGGCCGTGCTAGCACGCCTTGGCAATATCGACTTCTGGCGGATCAATATGCGCCCAGGTCGTCCACTCGCCTTTGGTAAGGTCGGCGATAGCCTATTCTTCGGCTTGCCCGGCAATCCAGTGGCTGTGATGGTGTCCTTCCTGCAATTTGTGCAACCTGCACTGCGTAAACTCGCTGGCGAAACAAACTGGCAGGCACCGTTATTTCCGGCGATCACCGATGAAACCCTGCGTAGCCGCACGGGCCGTACTGAGTTTATCCGCGGAATTTATCGCCTCGGTAATGATGGCAGGCTGCACGTGACCAGTACTGGCAACCAAGGTTCGGGCATGCTCAGCTCTATGGTCAAAGGCAATTGCCTTATCATCATTGGAGATGACGCTGAGGCGGTCAATGCGGGTGAAACTGTGTTTATTCAACCATTTGCCGATCTTTTATAA